The following nucleotide sequence is from Gordonia jinghuaiqii.
AAGCCCGCGTCCATGGAACCCACACCGGCGAGCGAGGATCGGAGGTTGCCCGCGGTCGCCCGCAGACCGGGAGCCGTGTCCGCGAGTGTGGTGAGCACGACCTTGCTGGTGCGGATGACATTGACGGTCTGTGGCAGCACCGAATCCAGCGTCGACACGAGGAACGTTCCTCCTCGCACGATGTCGCGCAGCTTCTGCGCGCCTTCCTCGCCGGTGCCGAGCTCGTCCATGATGAGCGTCAGCTGGTCGGTGTCGATCTGTGCGAGAGCAGGATCCATGTTCTCCAGCAGCGTGGCCATCGGCACCGGGGTGGTGGTGCGCTTCTCCTCCACGACCGTCCCGTCGGTGATGAACGGTGCCGAATCGGTGGACGGCCGGAAGTCGAGGAACTGTTCGCCGGCCGGCGACAGACTCGACACCCGGACCTCCCCGTCGGCCGGGATCTTGATTCCTGCGTCGATGGTGGCGACCACGTGCACCCCGTCGTCGTCGATGCGCACGGCGTCGACGCGGCCGACCGGCACGCCGCGCAGCGTCACGTCCTGATTCGGCAGCAGGCCACCGGATTGCGCGAGTTCGACCTCGACGCGGATGTGCGACGCGGTCGGATCACGCTGCAGGGTGTCGAGCATCAGGTATGCGACACCGACGACAAGAATCGTCAGGAGACCCAGCACCGACAACCAG
It contains:
- a CDS encoding MlaD family protein — translated: MSARPGFVETGARGIVAAVDWGRRRRNWLSVLGLLTILVVGVAYLMLDTLQRDPTASHIRVEVELAQSGGLLPNQDVTLRGVPVGRVDAVRIDDDGVHVVATIDAGIKIPADGEVRVSSLSPAGEQFLDFRPSTDSAPFITDGTVVEEKRTTTPVPMATLLENMDPALAQIDTDQLTLIMDELGTGEEGAQKLRDIVRGGTFLVSTLDSVLPQTVNVIRTSKVVLTTLADTAPGLRATAGNLRSSLAGVGSMDAGFRQMLDQTPATLRDVDQLFTDNSPTMVQLLGNLVTVSQMAYLRVPALREFFFPTQRSGSALDAISTAFRDGGLWGSVDVFPRVPCDYDLPRSAPSRPDFPEPFLNTHCKNTELLPRGAGAAPRPPGDDTNLPRPGSDPHARTDPTPRGPQTIPTPFGGPDIHFN